A stretch of Rhinopithecus roxellana isolate Shanxi Qingling chromosome 12, ASM756505v1, whole genome shotgun sequence DNA encodes these proteins:
- the ATF5 gene encoding cyclic AMP-dependent transcription factor ATF-5, translating into MSLLATLGLELDRTLLPASGLGWLVDYGKLPLAPAPVAPYEVLGGALEGGLPVGGEPLAGDGFSDWMTERVDFTALLPLEPPFPPGTLPQPQPSPTPPDLEVMAALLKKELEQMEDFFLDAPLLPPPSPPPPPPPPPPGPSLPLPLPSLDLPQPPVLDTLDLLAIYCRNEAGQGEVGIPPLPLPQQPLPPLPPQPSRLTPYPHPTTTRGDRKQKKRDQNKSAALRYRQRKRAEGEALEGECQGLEARNRELRERAESVEREIQYVKDLLIEVYKARSQRTRSC; encoded by the exons ATGTCACTCCTGGCGACCCTGGGGCTGGAGCTGGACAGGACCCTGCTCCCAGCTAGTGGGCTGGGATGGCTCGTAGACTATGGGAAACTCCCCCTGGCCCCTGCCCCCGTGGCTCCCTATGAGGTCCTTGGGGGAGCCCTGGAAGGCGGGCTTCCAGTGGGGGGAGAGCCCCTGGCAG GTGATGGCTTCTCTGACTGGATGACTGAGAGAGTTGATTTCACAGCTCTCCTCCCTCTGGAGCCCCCTTTCCCCCCAGgcaccctcccccaaccccaacctTCCCCAACCCCACCCGACCTGGAAGTGATGGCCGCCCTCCTCAAGAAGGAGCTGGAACAGATGGAAGACTTCTTCCTAGATGCCCCGCTCCTCCCgccaccctccccaccaccaccaccaccaccaccaccaccaggcccctccctccccctgcccctcccctcccttgacctcccccagccccctgtCTTGGATACTCTGGACTTGCTGGCCATCTACTGCCGCAACGAGGCTGGGCAGGGGGAGGTGGGGATAccgcccctgcccctgccacagcagccccttcctcctcttccacctcAACCTTCTCGCCTGACCCCCTACCCACATCCCACCACTACCCGAGGGGACCGCAAGCAAAAGAAGAGAGACCAGAACAAGTCCGCGGCTCTGAGGTACCGCCAGCGGAAGCGGGCAGAGGGTGAGGCCCTGGAGGGCGagtgccaggggctggaggcGCGGAATCGCGAGCTGAGGGAACGGGCAGAGTCCGTGGAGCGCGAGATCCAGTACGTCAAGGACTTGCTCATCGAGGTGTACAAGGCCCGGAGCCAGAGGACCCGTAGCTGCTAG